A genomic segment from Candidatus Viadribacter manganicus encodes:
- a CDS encoding McrC family protein, producing the protein MRRLEIFEHQTLEIGQAETNLRQNELDALDALARRLPPGVMSGTRNGVRFGSYCGVVCVGDLSIEVLPKIERSSPDPGLARGILVDMLRRSGQTLASSSGSGLMGEQSKFLLDVFILSFCSRVARQLSTGTIRKYVALEENIPAVRGRILMCDQARASGAQLAKVWCRFDEFVEDNEHNRVLKSVLAKMHLRAAGPAARKACSSLLDRFADITSIEANVVQAERLKFDRSTEAWRPIFEEARRFLRCYFPDVRAGRLPSIALMFDMNRVFEGFLGWTMRTSLRHQGVKVVTQGPKRFFLSDHQAGVLLMRPDVVVLGQDHEPRLICDAKWKRLGQHGKRMPSPADLYQIASYGLRYQCAKVALVYPTLSPSRVRTMSMPDSTLRVAVVELDVSAALKRQPLPAALAADLCQ; encoded by the coding sequence GTGAGACGGCTCGAGATCTTCGAGCACCAAACGCTAGAGATCGGGCAAGCTGAGACCAACCTGCGTCAGAACGAGTTGGACGCGTTGGATGCTCTTGCCCGTCGGTTGCCGCCTGGGGTCATGAGCGGAACGCGCAACGGCGTGCGCTTTGGGTCTTATTGCGGGGTTGTTTGTGTTGGCGACTTGTCGATTGAGGTCTTACCCAAGATCGAGCGCTCGAGTCCCGACCCAGGCCTAGCACGCGGCATTTTGGTGGATATGCTGCGCCGATCTGGCCAGACCTTGGCGTCAAGCTCGGGCTCGGGGCTGATGGGCGAACAAAGTAAGTTCCTGCTCGACGTATTCATCCTCTCATTCTGCAGTCGTGTGGCGCGCCAACTGAGCACGGGCACGATTCGAAAGTATGTGGCGCTCGAAGAGAACATTCCCGCTGTTCGCGGTCGTATATTGATGTGCGACCAAGCCCGCGCCAGCGGCGCTCAGCTCGCGAAAGTTTGGTGCCGGTTTGACGAGTTTGTCGAAGACAACGAGCACAATCGTGTCTTGAAGAGTGTGTTAGCCAAAATGCACCTCCGCGCCGCTGGGCCCGCGGCGCGCAAAGCCTGTTCGTCGCTGCTGGACCGGTTCGCCGATATCACCTCGATCGAGGCCAACGTCGTCCAAGCGGAGCGGCTCAAGTTCGATCGCTCGACCGAAGCTTGGCGACCCATCTTCGAGGAAGCGCGTCGGTTTCTACGGTGCTATTTTCCGGACGTCCGCGCCGGCCGCCTGCCTAGCATTGCGCTTATGTTCGACATGAACCGAGTGTTCGAGGGGTTCCTCGGCTGGACGATGCGAACAAGTTTGCGCCACCAAGGCGTGAAGGTTGTAACCCAAGGGCCAAAGCGCTTCTTCCTGTCAGATCACCAAGCCGGCGTCCTGCTGATGCGTCCGGATGTGGTGGTGCTGGGACAAGACCACGAACCGCGGCTCATCTGCGACGCCAAGTGGAAGCGGCTAGGCCAGCACGGCAAGAGAATGCCCAGTCCCGCCGATTTGTACCAGATCGCCAGCTATGGGTTGCGTTATCAATGCGCGAAGGTGGCGCTCGTGTATCCGACGCTGTCACCATCTCGGGTGCGCACGATGAGCATGCCCGATTCTACGCTTCGAGTTGCTGTTGTTGAATTGGATGTGAGTGCGGCGCTCAAGAGACAGCCGCTGCCAGCCGCACTGGCCGCGGACCTCTGCCAGTAG
- the brxL gene encoding protease Lon-related BREX system protein BrxL, whose protein sequence is MSSAPIRDSLDDKANAVFAGKVVRKDLVRKVKVGANVPVFVLEFLLGKYCASSDETAIQLGLQVVNQTLADNYIRPDESIKAQSKVKEKGRYSFIDKVKVRLVDSDYWAEGSNFGNKFIHIPNQYVRDYERLLTGGVWAQLDLRFEYDEETRGKNPFWIDKLTPIQIAAFDLAEYQTARAAFSSDEWLDLIVRSMGYEPAAMSRRLKLLFVVRLIPLTERNFNLVELGPRGTGKSYVIQEVSPYAALLTGPTTVANLFGHMGGRSKGVVQIWDVVGFDEVADLEKMPKEVITTMKTYCESGTFQRGQEAAAGEASIAMFGNTNQPIDVMVQQSHLFEPMPEVIRNDMAFIDRLHFYLPGWEVPKMRQDLFTDHYGFVVDYLAEALRELRKHNYTEIIDRHFSLGAHLNARDRKAVRKTVSGLMKIMYPHGVVSEAEVAEILELALEGRRRVKEQLKKMGSFEYYHTSFSYMPLDTGEERFVGVPEQGGRHAISSDPLAPGCAYTASVGSDGTVGMFRIEVSLSSGSGKLRAAGGVSGGTKESITRAFGYLMSKKAELGLAREFDVTDFHVEVIDLLGNRVEGEIGVGFFVACVSALKKAPTAPAMLILGDLSIQGNIKAVRTLVEPLQVAMDNGAKRALIPLESKRSFLEVTADVMEHVDPVFFGDPKTAAFKALGLN, encoded by the coding sequence ATGTCGAGCGCCCCGATCCGCGACAGCTTGGACGACAAGGCGAACGCCGTCTTTGCCGGCAAGGTCGTTCGTAAGGACCTAGTCCGCAAGGTGAAGGTCGGCGCTAACGTGCCGGTGTTCGTACTCGAATTTTTGCTTGGCAAGTACTGCGCGTCCTCGGACGAGACTGCGATCCAACTAGGTTTGCAGGTGGTCAACCAGACGCTGGCGGACAACTACATTCGACCGGACGAGTCCATCAAGGCGCAGAGCAAGGTCAAAGAGAAGGGACGCTATAGCTTCATCGACAAGGTGAAGGTGCGGCTGGTGGACTCCGACTATTGGGCCGAGGGCAGCAATTTCGGCAACAAGTTCATTCATATTCCGAACCAGTATGTTCGTGACTATGAGCGCCTGTTGACGGGCGGCGTCTGGGCGCAGCTCGATCTCCGCTTTGAGTATGATGAGGAGACTCGGGGAAAAAACCCTTTCTGGATCGACAAGCTGACCCCGATCCAAATCGCGGCTTTTGATCTCGCGGAGTATCAAACAGCACGCGCGGCCTTCTCCAGCGACGAGTGGCTCGATCTCATCGTTCGCAGCATGGGATATGAGCCGGCAGCGATGTCGCGTCGGCTGAAGCTTTTATTTGTCGTGCGTCTGATCCCCTTGACAGAACGCAACTTCAACCTTGTGGAGCTTGGCCCGCGCGGCACCGGAAAGAGCTACGTCATTCAAGAAGTGTCTCCGTACGCTGCGCTGCTCACCGGACCAACCACGGTCGCCAACCTGTTCGGCCACATGGGTGGACGCAGCAAAGGGGTCGTGCAGATATGGGATGTGGTAGGCTTCGATGAGGTGGCCGACCTCGAAAAGATGCCCAAAGAAGTCATCACCACGATGAAAACGTATTGCGAGTCCGGCACCTTCCAGCGCGGACAAGAAGCTGCTGCCGGCGAAGCGAGCATTGCTATGTTCGGCAACACAAACCAACCCATCGACGTCATGGTGCAGCAGAGTCACTTGTTTGAACCGATGCCAGAAGTGATCCGCAACGACATGGCGTTCATTGATCGGCTGCACTTCTATCTGCCTGGTTGGGAAGTGCCGAAGATGCGGCAGGACCTGTTCACGGACCACTATGGCTTTGTGGTTGATTACTTGGCCGAGGCTCTCCGCGAACTGCGGAAGCACAACTACACGGAGATCATTGATCGGCACTTTTCACTTGGCGCACATTTGAATGCGCGAGACCGCAAAGCGGTGCGAAAGACGGTGTCCGGGTTGATGAAGATTATGTACCCGCACGGTGTGGTGTCCGAGGCCGAGGTCGCTGAGATTCTTGAACTGGCTCTGGAAGGACGCCGGCGCGTTAAAGAGCAGCTCAAGAAAATGGGCTCGTTCGAGTATTATCACACCTCATTCAGCTACATGCCGCTCGACACCGGCGAAGAACGCTTTGTGGGCGTGCCCGAGCAGGGCGGCAGGCACGCGATTTCATCTGATCCGCTGGCGCCCGGCTGCGCCTACACCGCCAGTGTAGGAAGCGACGGGACGGTCGGCATGTTCCGAATTGAAGTATCGCTCTCGTCAGGCTCGGGAAAGTTGCGGGCTGCCGGCGGCGTCTCTGGTGGCACTAAAGAATCGATCACACGAGCGTTCGGCTATCTCATGAGCAAGAAGGCCGAGCTTGGGCTCGCGCGAGAATTTGACGTTACGGATTTTCACGTCGAGGTGATCGATTTGCTCGGAAACCGCGTCGAAGGGGAGATCGGTGTCGGGTTCTTTGTCGCGTGTGTATCGGCGTTGAAGAAGGCGCCGACGGCGCCCGCTATGCTTATTCTTGGTGATCTCAGTATCCAAGGCAACATCAAGGCTGTGCGCACGCTGGTTGAGCCACTGCAAGTAGCAATGGATAACGGAGCTAAGCGAGCGCTCATTCCGCTCGAGAGCAAACGGTCGTTTCTTGAAGTGACTGCCGACGTGATGGAGCACGTCGATCCGGTGTTCTTCGGTGATCCTAAGACTGCGGCGTTCAAGGCGTTGGGCTTGAACTGA
- a CDS encoding PglZ domain-containing protein, producing MMHPLHEHIGRLIGEQVRERKIVVIYDEKRQLTSFFDELVEGRTGDLIDVTVGAARPKLHVCDGSFLKTRFAVEELVAGPIAPELLIYLPGMRHEPKMSLLAELEKAGKLYAPQPLKLMTRHVLKQRFHETAIDDMLRSDALTYADYARLAQIDANGGGGSLLKSVFRETDTASILTVWLASDEQDTEIEAKGATGELRGLLEAKLGIASPAEAPSRRLRAIVGRFVLANEFRSDLAPGACLTPDAAQALGEIPTAAGDQEHLVREIAKRLRERHAENYVKMAEQVAGDLGFSEESVSGAHLGAVDTFAFEERAVSVECFERIAKGQFAAARAIIKTRQRSFWIERNVERVQVWQICQRMIEVGEAAEATVSTIARGNGNPRKWVERYTADQDGWFTLDHAQRKLETILHLVDDHIDERAKAKVRAVYDDAVQRMNVGFANALESTDWTVPEVLHQTRIWPEIVASRPTPVAVFAVDAMRYEMGRELLARMKGVEGTIRPAIAALPSITPIGMAALLPGASASFSIANRGAKFGATVEGVFLPDLTARQRYLKTHRPDLVDITLDEVIQLGAKRLKGKVEGASLVFVRSTEIDAAGEGNSLYARRVMENVVEDLARAIRRLGDAGVEQFVVTADHGFLHFAEDLPESMRCDAPGGQTADLHRRCWIGRGGTTPPGSIRIPGARLGYATDLDVVVPRGAAVFRSGGDLAYHHGGASLQELVIPVLTFRLTGSAEVKLEKNVVTVSHEDAVTNRIFVVKISLGGGGTANMFEEQRAVRPIALFENKPGAVVMAVVGADAEGGRVLLKPKTEATVAFRLTNEDAENLQIQVLDADSDAVLYSSSKPLPVRLGV from the coding sequence ATGATGCACCCGCTGCACGAACACATCGGCCGACTGATCGGTGAACAAGTCCGGGAGCGCAAGATCGTCGTCATCTATGACGAGAAGCGTCAGCTGACGTCGTTCTTTGATGAACTTGTCGAAGGACGAACTGGCGATCTGATCGATGTCACTGTCGGTGCCGCGCGACCCAAGCTGCATGTGTGCGACGGCTCGTTTCTCAAGACTCGCTTTGCGGTCGAAGAGTTGGTCGCTGGTCCGATTGCGCCGGAGCTTTTGATCTATCTTCCGGGGATGCGCCACGAGCCAAAAATGTCTCTGCTGGCGGAGCTTGAGAAGGCGGGGAAGCTCTACGCCCCGCAGCCGTTGAAATTGATGACGCGCCACGTGCTAAAACAACGCTTTCACGAAACCGCCATCGACGACATGCTGCGGTCTGACGCGCTGACCTATGCCGACTACGCGCGTCTAGCGCAGATCGACGCGAATGGCGGCGGTGGTTCGTTGCTGAAGAGCGTGTTCCGCGAGACGGACACGGCATCGATCCTCACGGTCTGGCTCGCCAGTGATGAGCAGGACACGGAGATTGAGGCGAAGGGCGCGACCGGTGAACTTCGAGGCTTGCTGGAAGCAAAACTTGGAATTGCGTCGCCCGCTGAAGCCCCCTCGCGCCGACTGCGAGCCATTGTCGGTCGTTTCGTTCTGGCCAATGAGTTTCGTTCTGATTTGGCGCCTGGCGCCTGCCTGACGCCGGACGCCGCACAAGCGCTCGGCGAGATCCCCACCGCGGCGGGCGATCAAGAACACCTTGTCCGAGAAATCGCCAAGCGTCTGCGAGAACGTCACGCTGAGAACTATGTCAAGATGGCCGAGCAGGTCGCGGGCGACCTTGGGTTCTCCGAGGAGTCTGTTTCCGGCGCGCATCTGGGCGCCGTCGATACGTTCGCGTTCGAAGAGCGCGCAGTGAGTGTTGAGTGCTTCGAGCGTATCGCAAAAGGTCAATTCGCGGCGGCGCGTGCGATCATCAAGACGCGACAGCGCAGTTTTTGGATCGAACGCAATGTCGAGCGCGTGCAAGTCTGGCAAATCTGCCAACGCATGATTGAAGTCGGCGAGGCGGCCGAAGCAACTGTCAGCACCATCGCCAGAGGAAATGGGAACCCGAGGAAATGGGTTGAGCGCTACACCGCCGATCAAGACGGCTGGTTTACGCTCGATCACGCTCAAAGGAAACTTGAGACTATTCTTCACCTCGTCGATGACCACATCGACGAACGTGCGAAAGCCAAGGTGCGCGCGGTCTACGACGACGCCGTCCAGCGCATGAATGTGGGCTTTGCAAACGCACTCGAGTCCACGGATTGGACAGTCCCCGAAGTGCTCCACCAGACGCGGATCTGGCCCGAAATTGTTGCATCTCGTCCCACACCGGTCGCCGTGTTTGCAGTGGACGCCATGCGCTATGAGATGGGCCGTGAGCTGCTCGCCCGGATGAAGGGCGTCGAAGGTACAATCCGACCGGCTATCGCGGCGCTTCCAAGCATCACGCCCATCGGCATGGCTGCGCTTCTTCCAGGCGCTTCGGCCTCGTTCTCGATTGCGAACCGTGGCGCCAAATTTGGCGCCACGGTCGAGGGCGTGTTCTTGCCGGACCTAACTGCACGGCAGCGCTATCTCAAAACCCACCGCCCGGACCTTGTGGACATCACACTCGATGAGGTCATCCAGCTGGGCGCGAAGCGGTTGAAGGGAAAGGTGGAAGGCGCGAGCCTTGTGTTTGTCCGATCAACCGAAATCGACGCCGCTGGCGAAGGCAATTCGCTCTATGCGCGGCGTGTGATGGAGAATGTCGTCGAAGATCTCGCCCGAGCGATCCGCAGGTTGGGCGATGCTGGGGTAGAACAGTTCGTTGTGACCGCCGACCATGGCTTCCTGCATTTCGCTGAGGACCTGCCGGAATCTATGCGCTGCGACGCGCCGGGCGGACAAACCGCCGACCTGCACCGGCGCTGTTGGATAGGTCGCGGAGGGACGACACCGCCGGGCTCGATCCGCATTCCGGGGGCCAGGCTTGGTTACGCGACCGACCTCGATGTGGTTGTCCCCCGCGGCGCGGCGGTTTTTCGCTCTGGCGGTGATCTAGCTTACCACCACGGAGGCGCATCGCTTCAGGAGCTTGTCATTCCGGTGCTCACGTTCCGATTGACTGGCTCCGCTGAGGTGAAGCTGGAGAAGAACGTGGTGACTGTGAGTCACGAGGACGCAGTGACGAACCGCATCTTTGTCGTGAAAATTAGCTTGGGTGGTGGCGGAACCGCTAACATGTTTGAAGAGCAGAGAGCCGTTCGTCCCATCGCGCTTTTCGAGAACAAGCCTGGGGCTGTTGTTATGGCGGTCGTCGGAGCAGATGCCGAAGGTGGCAGGGTCCTGCTAAAGCCGAAGACTGAAGCGACAGTGGCATTCAGGCTTACGAACGAAGACGCCGAAAATCTTCAGATTCAGGTTTTGGACGCCGATAGCGACGCAGTGCTCTATAGCTCTTCGAAGCCACTACCGGTCCGTCTTGGAGTCTAA